In Colias croceus chromosome 8, ilColCroc2.1, a genomic segment contains:
- the LOC123694054 gene encoding ubiquitin thioesterase otubain-like produces the protein MADDASSSSACTGNLVDNSINQDELIMKQQREIEKEISESIPLVGELEELSSLEKEYNEDPIYLLKIKDLASKYKCFRRTRPDGNCFFRAFSYAYLEHLLKDKEEYEKFHEIAKNSKDNLVALGFPQFTVEDFYETFMEVVQRVGEQAGGSAEDADSIRSELHDKFNKQGYSDYIVVYLRLITSGQLQTQQEFYQNFIEGPRTVTEFCRQEVEPMYKESDHIHIIALSNALNVGVRVKYMDRGEGSQVIAHDFPEGSKPLVHLLYRPGHYDILYA, from the exons atggCGGACGATGCATCGAGCAGCAGCGCTTGTACCGGCAATTTAGTTGATAATTCAATAAATCAAGATGAACTTATTATGAAACAACAACGCGAAATTGAGAAAGAG ATATCGGAATCTATACCTCTGGTCGGTGAACTCGAAGAGCTGTCGTCTTTAGAAAAAGAATACAATGAAGATCCTATTtatctattgaaaataaaagatctAGCTTCTAAATACAAATGTTTCAGAAGAACTCGGCCCGATGGTAACTGTTTTTTTCGGGCCTTTTCGTATGCCTATTTAGAACATCTTCTAAAAGATAAGGAAGAATATGagaaatttcatgaaatagCTAAGAATTCAAAGGACAATCTAGTCGCTTTAGGGTTTCCGCAGTTTACTGTtgaagatttttatgaaacg TTTATGGAAGTGGTGCAAAGAGTGGGCGAGCAAGCCGGCGGCAGCGCGGAGGACGCAGACAGCATCAGATCGGAGCTGCACGACAAGTTCAACAAGCAGGGATACTCGGATTATATTGTAGTGTACTTGCGGCTCATCACCTCTGGCCAGCTCCAGACGCAGCAGGAGTTCTACCAGAACTTTATCGAGGGACCCCGCACTGTGACTGAATTTTGTAGACAG gAGGTAGAGCCAATGTATAAAGAGTCGGACCACATTCATATAATAGCGCTCAGCAATGCACTGAATGTTGGTGTGCGAGTTAAGTACATGGACCGGGGCGAAGGGAGTCag GTAATAGCGCACGACTTCCCGGAGGGCTCGAAGCCGCTCGTGCACCTCCTCTATAGACCGGGCCACTACGACATTCTGTACGCGTGA
- the LOC123693647 gene encoding pre-mRNA-splicing factor SPF27: MAGEVVVDALPYIDQGYDDPGVREAALAMVEEECRRYRPTKNYLENAGPEPSTAFETPALQREMERVQQRLPMEPLSMKRYELPPPPAGRLGEPAAWTEAVDNSHAQLSHQAIRVLNLELQLQYSSEAWRSYLNVLQALVERSQNVHTQLRKQIAAVNWERKRSQTASGARLRALRRRWAQLVSDNYRLERAIMQLEIQLEKAKGQATSDNEAPDMDMEAMKNLPDKLNSETEKEVQKKIEDMFAD, translated from the exons ATGGCGGGAGAAGTCGTTGTTGATGCTTTACCCTACATTGACCAGGGTTATGATGATCCGGGAGTTAGGGAAGCG GCCCTGGCAATGGTGGAGGAGGAGTGTCGAAGATACAGACCTACAAAGAACTATCTTGAAAATGCAGGCCCCGAACCAAGCACAGCGTTCGAAACACCGGCTCTGCAGAGAGAAATGGAACGTGTGCAGCAGAGATTACCCATGGAGCCTTTGTCAATGAAAAG ATATGAACTGCCACCACCTCCAGCAGGGAGACTCGGAGAACCTGCCGCATGGACAGAGGCAGTGGACAACTCTCACGCGCAGCTTTCCCACCAGGCCATCAGGGTGCTGAATTTGGAGTTGCAGCTCCAATACAGTTCAGAGGCTTGGCGGTCATACCTCAATGTACTGCAAGCACTTGTTGAGCGATCACAGAATGTGCATACGCAGTTGAG GAAACAAATAGCTGCAGTGAACTGGGAGCGCAAACGCTCGCAGACCGCCAGCGGCGCGAGGTTACGGGCGCTTCGTCGCCGCTGGGCACAGCTTGTGTCAGACAACTATAGGCTTGAGAGAGCTATCATGCAGCTTGAGATACAGTTGGAGAAG GCAAAGGGTCAAGCCACAAGTGATAATGAGGCACCAGATATGGACATGGAAGCCATGAAGAATTTACCTGACAAACTTAATTCTGAAACGGAGAAAGAAGTGCAGAAGAAAATTGAAGACATGTTTgctgattaa
- the LOC123693557 gene encoding WASH complex subunit 3, with amino-acid sequence MQDKLINQEIANLDYNSIAALQQKRTLAFVNHFVVTTVQFLNNFSKQCEEKLMQFEDKLEKIDATMILLETKLSSIPEVNNVEIPKKVESTPTEDKTDSNTEVMPPEPEPVVEEKIETPVNPEYLRFVKMVQVGVPLQAVKLKLTLEGLDPNVLDKILAK; translated from the exons ATGCAGGATAAACTAATTAATCAAGAAATTGCTAATTTGGACTATAATAGT ATAGCAGCATTACAACAAAAACGAACCCTCGCTTTTGTAAATCATTTTGTCGTGACAACTGTTCAATTTCTTAACAATTTTTCTAAGCAATGTGAAGAGAAGTTGATGCAATTTGAAGATAAGTTAGAGAAAATTGATGCAACAATGATTTTATTGGAAACTAAA CTTTCATCCATTCCAGAAGTGAATAATGTAGAAATACCAAAGAAAGTAGAATCTACACCTACAGAAGATAAAACAGATTCTAATACAGAAGTTATGCCACCTGAACCTGAACCTGTTGTAGAAGAAAAGATTGAGACACCAGTGAATCCAGAATATTTGAGATTTGTCAAAATGGTCCAAGTTGGTGTACCGTTACAAGCTGTGAAGTTGAAACTTACTTTGGAAGGATTAGATCCCAATGTATTGGATAAAATATTGGCAAAGTAA
- the LOC123693560 gene encoding piggyBac transposable element-derived protein 4-like codes for MNRLVIRDIGELPEDQGLETAMHPKRMRMWPSNRRQSPTPSVKPLPPSPSVVPPSPLLCSVPSPTIFVKCEELESDQSTLPPDSPIQHMQQLPPPRLRNLRDEMSYLINYGSEEDSDESDDDEETVVFRGIPRMLQSTMETPLDQDEDSAEESPTDDPLMPIADPVSIADPVPAVPLTATEQPWRWYDFDWKEFPDSPMPPALRRETFSQSNVGPTNSHNDPYDIFIDIWDLQIMEHIALETNKYAQQVADQMINNNLMCPRSRISRWKDTDPNELYSYFGIILAMGIVIKTRIDEYWSSTPDIFYTPGFSAHMSIDRFLLLSKCLHFNDNNDMCAVELDNSEAKLYKIRPILSHLNKKFQELYTPAQNIALDESLLMWKGWLEMSQLIPNKAARRGVKTYEICESQTGYLWRFEVHAHKKAPLQHTEDPLEAFTPSIVLRLIQGLENKGYTLWMDNFYHSPSLARRLKSLGFDCVGTLRTDRKYVPQTLHSLTKQIMRPGQIAGLTAGDVDVMVWRDSNRVAMISTYHGNGQRSIGGSTKPILILDYNIMMGGVDKKDQLLSMYPVERKRTRVWYKKFFRRLLNVSVLNSYIIYHHHSSSLSHRNFRISLIKSLLSKHSSPSPLPPAPTRNMRVDVTHRLAEFPMGNHQRKRRACTVCKKQVRTFCVGCSKTVCMDPCFLSIHSKLHNLC; via the exons ATGAATCG ACTTGTGATCCGCGACATTGGTGAGTTGCCGGAAGACCAAGGTCTTGAGACTGCCATGCATCCAAAAAGGATGCGCATGTGGCC ATCAAATCGTAGACAATCACCAACACCATCGGTGAAACCACTACCACCATCACCATCGGTTGTACCACCATCACCGTTGCTATGTTCGGTGCCTTCGCCGACAAT CTTTGTTAAATGCGAGGAATTGGAGTCGGATCAAAGCACGCTACCACCCGACTCTCCGATACAGCATATGCAGCAATTACCACCTCCTCGCCTACGGAACCTGCGAGATGAAATGTCTTACCTAATCAATTACG GAAGCGAAGAAGACTCCGACGAGAGCGACGACGACGAAGAGACAGTCGTGTTTCGTGGTATACCAAGGATGCTTCAGAGCACCATGGAGACACCCTTGGACCAGGATGAGGATTCTGCCGAAGAGTCACCCACTGATGACCCACTGATGCCTATCGCTGACCCAGTGTCTATCGCTGACCCAGTGCCTGCTGTACCTCTAACGGCGACGGAACAGCCTTGGCGCTGGTATGATTTTGATTGGAAAGAGTTTCCGGATTCTCCAATGCCCCCTGCATTGAGACGGGAAACGTTTTCCCAAAGTAATGTTGGTCCGACAAATTCTCATAACGACCCGTAtgacatttttattgatatatgGGATCTTCAAATTATGGAGCACATTGCCTTGGAGACGAATAAATATGCTCAGCAGGTGGCAGACCAGATGATTAATAACAACCTCATGTGTCCCAGAAGCCGTATCTCCCGGTGGAAGGACACCGATCCCAATGAGTTATACTCATATTTTGGGATCATTTTGGCTATGGGGATTGTTATTAAGACCCGCATAGATGAGTACTGGTCTTCCACCCCTGACATATTTTATACTCCCGGTTTTAGCGCACACATGTCTATCGatcgttttttattattaagcaaaTGTCTGCATTTTAACGATAACAACGACATGTGTGCGGTAGAACTGGACAACTCCGAGGCCAAACTATATAAAATACGGCCAATACTGTCAcatttgaacaaaaaattcCAAGAACTTTATACACCAGCTCAAAATATTGCACTAGACGAGAGTCTTTTAATGTGGAAAGGTTGGCTCGAAATGAGCCAACTTATTCCCAATAAAGCTGCACGTAGAGGGGTGAAAACTTATGAGATTTGTGAATCTCAAACCGGCTACCTATGGCGGTTTGAGGTTCACGCTCATAAAAAAGCCCCTCTACAACATACAGAAGATCCATTGGAGGCCTTCACACCATCCATTGTATTGCGACTGATCCAAGGCCTAGAAAACAAAGGATACACATTGTGGATGGACAACTTTTACCACTCCCCAAGCCTCGCTCGACGTCTTAAATCCTTGGGGTTTGACTGTGTCGGAACCCTGCGAACCGATCGTAAGTACGTTCCGCAGACCCTACACAGTCTCACCAAGCAAATTATGCGCCCAGGTCAAATTGCTGGTCTCACCGCAGGGGACGTCGATGTCATGGTATGGAGAGATTCTAATAGGGTGGCTATGATCTCTACATACCATGGCAACGGCCAGCGCTCAATTGGTGGCTCCACCAAACCCATCCTGATATTGGATTACAATATCATGATGGGTGGGGTGGACAAAAAAGATCAATTATTGTCCATGTACCCAGTCGAGCGGAAACGGACCAGGGTGTGgtacaaaaaatttttcagAAGATTGCTAAACGTGTCCGTTTTAAATtcgtatattatatatcatcatcacTCTTCTTCTTTAAGTCATCGTAATTTCCGAATCTCTCTGATAAAATCACTTCTTTCAAAGCATTCCTCTCCTTCACCACTTCCGCCTGCACCAACACGGAACATGCGCGTCGATGTTACTCACCGATTGGCTGAGTTCCCGATGGGGAACCACCAACGCAAGCGGCGAGCGTGCACGGTGTGCAAGAAACAGGTGCGTACGTTCTGTGTTGGTTGCAGTAAAACTGTATGTATGGACCCCTGTTTCCTTTCTATTCATTCaaagttacataatttatgttaa
- the LOC123693561 gene encoding 60S ribosomal protein L44, translating into MVNVPKQRRTYCKKCKCHKVHKVSQYKKSKERHAAQGRRRYDRKQQGYGGQSKPIFKKKAKTTKKIVLRLECADCKVRSQVALKRCKHFELGGDKKRKGQMIQF; encoded by the exons ATG GTTAACGTACCAAAACAGCGCAGAACCTACTGCAAAAAATGCAAGTGCCACAAAGTTCACAAAGTGTCTCAGTACAAAAAGTCTAAGGAAAGGCACGCTGCCCAAGGTAGAAGACGTTATGACCGCAAACAACAGGGTTATGGTGGTCAGTCCAAACCTATCTTCAAAAAGAAG gCGAAAACCACAAAGAAAATTGTGCTTCGTCTTGAGTGTGCCGACTGCAAGGTGAGGTCCCAGGTGGCTCTCAAGAGATGCAAACACTTCGAGCTCGGCGGTGACAAGAAGAGGAAGGGACAGATGATCCAGTTCTAG
- the LOC123693558 gene encoding chromatin assembly factor 1 subunit B: protein MKFAIPEISWHNRDPVLSVDFQPRSDLKDPLRLATGGTDSHVVIWYVSISEAGTVNLEVAADLTKHHKAVNVVRWSPNGQLLASGDDEAIVFVWKQKNEDPAPAVEGEEQDKETWVIHKTLRGHMEDVLDLSWSSDSLHLVSGSVDNKLLVWDVGRARYTSLVTDHKGFVQGVAWDPKGQIIASACTDRVFRTIDITTKKVNSRSSKAILPFPADHPLHGVKVRLYHDDTLQTYYRRLHFSPDGMFIAVPGGKIEPEQGKVDTKPINAVYIYSRYSLKVPLCILPCMEPALVVRWSPLQYKLRDNGPSPPFPRPRLVLAVATKRNVLLYDTQQTTPIALISNVHYTRLTDLSWSSDGRVLVASSTDGFCSLITFAENELGTVMPPAVDVPATEAMDVDEPQPEVKETPEEKPAKTKSELPKIDSYIKFKTPSEKSPKKQKVETKQQKTPVKVDLLVETAMPSWSDNSSSDVIKPSKSNDVVIIEDSEDMKLVYDDTEGKSQSPKIITDSEEKKLPESPKNASKSSEKTAETKSPKSSQGSKPSTPTSKNVDFMKQAKITDIKQPVTVKTLQSPKAPRRVSFVTLSSPKNKKSC, encoded by the exons atgaagttTGCAATACCAGAAATATCATGGCACAATAGGGACCCTGTGTTAAGTGTAGATTTTCAACCACGATCAGATTTAAAAGATCCCTTACGGCTTGCTACTGGTGGTACGGATTCTCATGTCGTG ATATGGTATGTATCAATATCAGAAGCAGGAACAGTCAATTTAGAAGTAGCAGCAGATCTAACCAAGCACCACAAAGCAGTAAATGTTGTGAGATGGTCTCCCAATGGCCAGTTATTAGCATCTGGTGATGATGAAGCTATTGTTTTTGTGTGGAAGCAGAAGAATGAGGACCCAGCCCCAGCTGTGGAGGGTGAAGAGCAGGATAAGGAAACATGGGTTATACATAAG ACACTCCGCGGTCACATGGAAGATGTCCTGGACCTGAGCTGGAGCAGCGATTCCCTGCACCTCGTGTCTGGCTCAGTGGACAACAAGCTGCTGGTGTGGGACGTGGGTCGAGCTCGATACACCAGCCTGGTGACGGACCATAAAGGCTTTGTGCAGGGGGTCGCTTGGGACCCTAAGGGACAGATTATAGCATCTGCTTGTACAGATAg AGTGTTCCGCACAATAGACATAACAACAAAGAAAGTGAATTCCCGAAGCAGCAAGGCAATCCTCCCATTTCCCGCTGACCATCCGCTCCATGGAGTCAAAGTGAGATTGTACCATGATGACACTCTGCAGACTTATTATCGGAGACTGCACTTTAGTCCTGATGGCATGTTTATAGCAG TTCCTGGAGGTAAAATAGAACCTGAACAAGGCAAAGTGGACACAAAGCCAATAAATGCTGTATACATCTATTCCAGATACTCCCTTAAAGT TCCGCTATGCATCCTGCCCTGCATGGAGCCAGCACTAGTAGTCCGCTGGTCTCCACTCCAATACAAGCTGCGAGACAACGGGCCTTCGCCCCCGTTCCCGCGGCCCCGCCTCGTGCTGGCCGTGGCCACCAAGCGGAATGTACTGCTGTATGACACGCAGCAAACCACACCAATTGCGCTTATATCTAATGTGCATTATACCAG GCTCACAGATCTAAGCTGGTCGAGTGATGGCCGTGTACTGGTCGCTTCAAGCACAGATGGGTTCTGTTCACTCATTACCTTCGCTGAGAATGAGCTGGGCACAGTCATGCCACCTGCTGTGGATGTACCGGCTACAg AAGCAATGGATGTGGATGAACCACAACCAGAAGTGAAAGAAACTCCAGAAGAAAAACCAGCAAAAACAAAATCGGAGCTTCCCAAAATAGACTCGTACATCAAATTCAAAACGCCTTCAGAGAAATCGCCTAAAAAGCAAAAAGTCGAAACGAAGCAACAGAAAACACCAGTCAAAGTTGATTTATTAGTTGAAACTGCGATGCCGTCTTGGTCGGATAATTCTAGCAGTGACGTCATCAAACCGAGCAAATCTAATGATGTAGTTATTATAGAAGATAGTGAAGACATGAAACTCGTATATGACGATACGGAAGGCAAAAGCCAATCTCCGAAAATCATCACTGACAGTGAAGAAAAGAAATTACCCGAATCTCCAAAAAATGCAAGTAAATCGAGCGAAAAAACTGCAGAAACGAAATCCCCTAAAAGCAGTCAAGGATCTAAGCCAAGTACTCCAACGTCCAAAAACGTAGATTTTATGAAACAAGCAAAAATAACAGATATTAAACAGCCTGTAACGGTGAAAACTCTACAGAGCCCTAAAGCCCCTCGACGAGTTAGCTTCGTGACTCTATCTAGCCCTAAGAATAAGAAATCCTGTTAG